A single genomic interval of Nycticebus coucang isolate mNycCou1 chromosome 21, mNycCou1.pri, whole genome shotgun sequence harbors:
- the LOC128573979 gene encoding olfactory receptor 7D4-like, producing MEAEKHTEVSQFLLMGLSEDPELQPLPSGLFQSMYLVTMLRNLLVILPICSDSHLHTPMYFFLSILSLADICFTSTTIPKMLVNIQTQSKDIYYIGCLTQMYFVMMFGGLDNLLLTVMVCDWFVAICHPLHYMVIMNPYLCGLLVLMPLFIMSLVATVHVLLITRLTSVGTEIPHFFCEMAHLLKMTCSDPLVDTIILYVSNVFLGVFPVMRILFSYSQIFSSLMRLSSMAGKYKAFSTCGSHLCVVCLLYGTGLGVYLSSPGTNSSQRTSIASVMYTVVTPMLNPFIYSLSNKHVKGALGRLLIRTASCL from the coding sequence ATGGAAGCAGAAAAACACACAGAAGTATCACAATTCCTCCTCATGGGCCTCTCAGAAGATCCTGAACTGCAGCCCCTTCCCTCTGGGCTGTTCCAATCCATGTACCTGGTCACAATGCTCAGGAATCTGCTTGTAATCCTGCCCATATGCTCTGACTCTCACCtgcacacccccatgtacttcttcctttccatcctTTCCTTGGCTGACATCTGTTTTACCTCCACCACGATTCCAAAGATGTTAGTGAACATCCAAACGCAAAGCAAAGACATCTACTACATAGGATGCCTCACTCAGATGTATTTTGTAATGATGTTTGGTGGACTGGATAATCTCCTGCTGACTGTGATGGTCTGTGACTGGTTTGTAGCCATCTGCCACCCTCTTCACTATATGGTCATCATGAACCCCTACCTCTGTGGCCTCCTGGTTCTGATGCCTTTATTCATCATGTCTCTGGTTGCCACGGTTCATGTTCTACTGATCACAAGACTGACCTCTGTAGGCACTGAAATTCCacatttcttctgtgaaatggcTCATCTTCTCAAGATGACCTGCTCTGATCCCCTCGTTGATACCATCATATTGTATGTGTCAAATGTGTTTCTGGGGGTGTTTCCTGTCATGAGGATCCTATTCTCTTATTCTCAGATATTCTCCTCCTTAATGAGGTTGTCATCCATGGCAGGCAAGTATAAAGCATTTTCCACCTGTGGGTCTCACCTCTGTGTGGTCTGCTTGCTCTATGGAACAGGACTTGGGGTCTACCTGAGTTCTCCTGGGACAAATTCTTCCCAGAGAACTTCTATTGCCTCAGTGATGTACACAGTGGTCACCCCCATGCTGAATCCCTTCATCTACAGCCTGAGTAATAAGCATGTGAAGGGGGCCCTGGGAAGACTTCTCATCAGAACAGCCTCTTGCCTGTGA